A single genomic interval of Babylonia areolata isolate BAREFJ2019XMU chromosome 26, ASM4173473v1, whole genome shotgun sequence harbors:
- the LOC143300724 gene encoding uncharacterized protein LOC143300724 isoform X4, protein MSVRCSWARSSHRPTLTRSTLTLAHRPYSRAATRSMTSLNEQEQQLLQTLLNQADVVSPPSDKPPQPEHSSSIDFNSSENDLHFWDTFINNGGEAMQFEQQTSATPFGGQQGRQQLQHTPETGQSATSGSSFQTQGSAKFDSQQTGFTGVATGQSMAGFQDQGHSFQQVQPNQTQSAQMTVSSSDNYQNQSSGFQQQFPVGDAMDQSGQLEKPGSLTCAFSSQSQGFSQQYSMDSLASGAQSEVGGHVSRPFQTQGTSFQPQTHTQFSDSSRHLQAQQQQVSQTSGGYLSSLPNSGKEQVSHSTTVFQNQNSDSQQQQQQQQTFLNEFTGNSGTKNSLQALVQAAGFHQQYASGGQSQPAQERRDSSQQQPMENFASQVASYQQQQQPPVQQQTLFQQGTQMNSTNNTEQNFHNSPAEGSSMCFSDGLSGFSPQTRQQEQQAAMAANTAVESPSSLQPVTGEGLQHMQYPNASPTKGQTDQDSAETFQGQVSHFSKQQSFHSPNGSPAQPVASPPSFPQPSPDPHNTYSQSAQTPGQGDQTVGLGFTGQTRGFPKQQSFSSPVPSPDKGAVEGSVPSSPANNYQHQSPAFSIQSPYSASGQPQGDQSSGNSFSPHTPGFSQALPSIGDQNVAASFQGSSAYSNNTIQKTPKSSSGFQTQDNLHSRCTVQNDAGVHSQNNAFQQTVFQPSTLPSQNNVTAQPMQEGSGPSSIEAEAVAFLVQESFQSVNQQNQSLESNNSAVPYQQIPSSQPAINTQRDQPMETQQSPYVVGSVSNTGTFQTPAPAQSPVFQETVTPVCQAGASFLNPALSFQAQPNTFQVSSSIPVQSLPLSMESLISGGALQSQNTEFSNNSIADSSFPGSSSGFNNQTVISSRPSASVSYTQTTTSVTGEQCVSSVTESNQFSQLPNSSSSFSQFASDTTPTFGRNNIQMQVQQPQVPHQQFPPPVNQQQTMQQTVFSSQAGGLTLVRNTSAHNLSSVVNDSVQISPFQPVSSSVHTSTTHHTHPVTVFGNQQFEITQLHGQQSLPVAAPQQGTHNLSTVVPSLESSSVPNQLPFAQATPAPAPTVNSAACPVTQSSITAGKSPVASLQDSNQTNTALLMLSSVLQQIQSILPKTMGQQKESGLTPTQSETGVRTENPEVLAQLLQSQSNASQILQLLQQQQQNAQSQAVDSGSQQVPSQTSPFDQQQKQPVNASVMQQPNFLVQPSNQQQLITQQQQQPQQQQQNKESLQNPNKQLAAQIPASMVTSLAGSLSSHGPITVGSDGQLMIGNQSFKLLLDSSSGPASVNLVPTSTAVTSAAAVSLPSLTPALAGVGGLAQTVPVSLFSAGAVSCASVGNMTHTINTTPTAVPHAGSNISKSTTVVPTSSFTQPLSVAGVGMGLSVSSMSSSTVPSEDGAVPVPSSKPQSVMAPPVQSAAVGGTNTVNTPPIANIFYPVSSASRLEKRMDTSVSNVSAPVTVGNFLNVTTGSASMLLNAFSMAVADGKQDGSGFKVGGFSVQEVTSSGTAFTEFGQQNTEVVQSDAADMEIVEVVDSASPEKPMETDKPVSNLTPRHSSRKTSIDEELESKEENTPGSVLRRILTMKDEEGNAPNSKAGSPTPGNSPTETPTELFVDGNTQATLIEKSEKLRLSSEAPQEDDMQQTDFWTSVPSFVSASVEDYVPSKVHRGADDLDASSKHVDLPSVEKLFDAGGATSNSAFVFTKFGSEESGVRTFGSAPSDPPTTTSPCATEERMSGIMSSVKSTELLKLGHVPTASIRPNSRRQKDPSLTIQFPSKVGDYELRILAQPEEQHRARYLTEGSRGAVKDKSQQGYPHVKLIGYNEPATLQVYIGSESGRLKPHGFYQACKVCGKNSTPCNEREIDGTNVIEIEISPLNDMQVYMDCVGILKLRNADVEKRIGTTKAKAKKKNSTKARLVFRCTLRKPDGGFVTLQVASTPILCRNPDHLPRGGHGRERSQVAERGRN, encoded by the exons ATGAGCGTACGGTGCAGCTGGGCCAGGTCCTCTCACCGCCCCACCCTCACCAGGTCCACCCTCACTCTGGCTCACAGACCCTACAGTCGTGCAGCAACCAG AAGTATGACATCACTGAATGAACAAGAGCAACAGTTATTACAAACATTGTTGAATCAAGCGGATGTAGTGTCACCACCATCAGATAAACCTCCACAACCTGAACACAGCAGTTCTATAG ACTTCAACAGTTCTGAAAATGATCTGCACTTCTGGGACACTTTCATCAACAATGGAGGAGAGGCCATGCAGTTTGAGCAGCAGACCTCTGCCACACCTTTTGGTGGTCAGCAGGGCCGCCAGCAGCTGCAACACACTCCTGAGACTGGCCAGTCTGCTACCTCAGGATCCAGTTTCCAGACGCAAGGATCAGCAAAGTTTGATAGTCAGCAGACCGGATTTACAGGGGTTGCAACAGGACAGTCAATGGCGGGCTTTCAGGACCAGGGACATAGTTTTCAGCAGGTCCAACCTAACCAGACACAGTCCGCCCAAATGACTGTCAGTTCCTCAGACAATTACCAGAATCAGTCATCAGGCTTTCAGCAACAGTTCCCTGTGGGTGATGCCATGGACCAGAGTGGGCAGTTGGAGAAACCTGGTTCCTTGACCTGTGCCTTTTCCAGCCAGTCGCAAGGATTCTCCCAGCAGTATTCTATGGACAGTTTGGCCTCAGGGGCTCAGAGTGAAGTGGGCGGGCATGTGAGTAGACCTTTCCAGACCCAGGGGACCTCCTTCCAgcctcagacacacactcagttCAGTGATTCTTCCAGGCACTTACAGGCACAGCAACAGCAGGTGAGCCAGACTAGTGGTGGCTATTTGAGTAGTCTGCCAAACAGTGGCAAAGAACAGGTCAGCCATTCAACTACAGTGTTTCAAAATCAGAACTCAGacagtcagcagcagcagcagcaacagcagaccTTTCTTAATGAATTCACAGGAAACAGTGGTACAAAGAATTCTTTACAAGCTCTAGTACAAGCAGCAGGGTTTCATCAACAGTATGCCAGTGGTGGACAGTCTCAGCCTGCTCAAGAGAGGAGAGATTCTAGCCAGCAGCAACCTATGGAGAATTTCGCTTCTCAGGTAGCCAgctatcaacaacagcaacagcctcCAGTGCAACAGCAGACTTTGTTTCAACAGGGTACACAGATGAATTCAACAAATAATACTGAACAGAATTTCCACAATAGTCCAGCTGAGGGTTCTTCAATGTGCTTTAGTGATGGCCTGTCTGGTTTTTCTCCACAGACAAGGCAGCAGGAGCAGCAAGCTGCCATGGCAGCTAACACTGCTGTGGAAAGCCCTAGCAGTTTGCAGCCTGTTACAGGGGAGGGACTGCAGCATATGCAGTACCCAAATGCCAGCCCCACCAAAGGCCAGACTGATCAGGACAGTGCAGAGACGTTTCAGGGTCAGGTGTCTCACTTCTCAAAGCAGCAGTCATTTCACAGTCCCAATGGGAGCCCAGCTCAGCCTGTGGCCAGTCCTCCCAGTTTCCCCCAGCCTTCCCCAGATCCTCACAATACTTACAGCCAGTCAGCACAGACCCCGGGCCAGGGGGATCAGACAGTTGGGCTGGGCTTCACAGGTCAGACACGGGGTTTCCCCAAACAGCAGTCCTTCTCCAGTCCTGTTCCAAGCCCTGACAAAGGTGCTGTGGAGGGATCTGTTCCCAGCAGTCCAGCCAACAACTATCAGCACCAGTCACCAGCCTTCTCCATACAGTCTCCATATTCTGCTTCTGGTCAGCCACAGGGGGATCAGAGTTCAGGGAACAGcttttccccccacacacctggttTTTCACAAGCTTTGCCATCCATAGGGGACCAGAATGTTGCTGCCAGTTTCCAAGGCAGTTCAGCCTATTCTAATAATACTATTCAAAAAACTCCCAAAAGTTCCAGTGGTTTTCAGACTCAAGACAATCTGCACTCTCGATGCACTGTACAGAATGATGCAGGAGTACACTCTCAAAATAATGCTTTCCAACAGACTGTTTTTCAGCCTTCAACTTTGCCATCACAGAATAATGTTACAGCTCAACCAATGCAAGAGGGTTCTGGGCCCAGTAGCATAGAAGCAGAAGCAGTTGCATTCCTTGTACAAGAAAGTTTTCAATCTGTAAATCAGCAGAACCAGTCACTTGAAAGCAATAATTCAGCAGTTCCATACCAACAGATTCCATCCTCTCAGCCAGCCATCAACACTCAGAGGGACCAGCCAATGGAAACTCAACAGTCACCTTATGTGGTTGGAAGTGTATCCAACACTGGAACTTTCCAGACTCCTGCTCCAGCTCAGTCCCCAGTTTTCCAAGAGACTGTGACACCTGTTTGTCAGGCAGGAGCTAGCTTCTTGAATCCAGCTCTGTCTTTCCAGGCGCAGCCAAACACCTTTCAAGTATCTTCTTCCATACCAGTACAGTCATTACCCTTGTCAATGGAAAGTCTCATCTCAGGAGGAGCTTTGCAGAGTCAGAATACAGAGTTTTCCAATAACAGTATAGCTGATAGCAGTTTTCCTGGTTCATCTTCAGGTTTTAACAATCAGACAGTCATTTCTTCCCGACCATCTGCCTCTGTATCCTATACCCAGACGACTACTTCAGTCACaggagaacagtgtgtgtcaagTGTCACAGAGAGTAATCAGTTCAGCCAGCTTCCAAACAGCTCTTCCAGCTTCAGTCAGTTTGCAAGTGACACTACCCCCACATTTGGTCGCAACAACATTCAGATGCAGGTACAACAGCCACAGGTACCACATCAGCAATTCCCTCCACCAGTCAACCAGCAGCAGACAATGCAACAGACAGTCTTTAGCAGTCAGGCAGGCGGCTTAACTTTAGTACGCAACACCAGTGCTCATAATCTGTCTTCTGTGGTGAATGACAGTGTTCAGATTTCTCCATTTCAGCCAGTCAGTTCCAGTGTACATACCTCCACCACTCATCATACCCATCCTGTGACTGTGTTTGGAAACCAGCAGTTCGAGATAACACAACTGCATGGTCAGCAAAGCTTGCCCGTGGCTGCACCACAGCAGGGAACGCATAATTTATCAACTGTTGTTCCATCTTTAGAATCCAGTTCTGTGCCTAATCAGCTGCCATTTGCTCAGGCTACACCTGCTCCTGCTCCCACAGTGAATTCAGCTGCATGTCCAGTAACTCAAAGCAGTATTACTGCAGGAAAATCTCCTGTTGCATCCTTGCAAGACTCAAATCAAACCAATACAGCCCTCTTGATGTTGTCTTCAGTGCTGCAGCAAATCCAGTCCATTTTACCCAAAACTATGGGCCAGCAAAAGGAGAGTGGTCTCACCCCAACACAGTCGGAGACAGGCGTCAGGACTGAGAACCCAGAAGTTCTGGCCCAGCTTCTCCAGTCTCAGAGTAATGCATCTCAAATTCTGCAGctacttcaacaacagcaacagaatgcACAGTCACAGGCTGTTGACTCTGGCTCACAGCAGGTTCCAAGTCAGACCTCTCCAtttgaccaacaacaaaaacaaccggtAAATGCATCAGTGATGCAGCAGCCCAATTTTCTGGTACAGCCATCGAACCAGCAACAGTTAATTacccaacagcagcaacagccccagcagcaacaacagaataaaGAATCACTTCAGAATCCAAACAAACAGTTGGCAGCTCAAATTCCAGCCTCCATGGTGACCAGTTTGGCGGGCAGCCTGAGTAGTCATGGGCCCATAACTGTTGGTAGTGATGGTCAGCTGATGATTGGGAACCAGTCATTCAAACTCCTGTTAGATTCCAGCTCAGGTCCTGCATCTGTCAACTTGGTTCCTACATCCACCGCAGTGACaagtgctgctgctgtttccctGCCAA GCCTAACTCCAGCATTGGCAGGAGTGGGAGGACTGGCACAAACAGTTCCTGTCAGCCTGTTCTCGGCTGGTGCTGTGTCTTGTGCATCTGTTGGTAACATGAcccacaccatcaacaccacccctACAGCTGTTCCCCACGCTGGCTCCAACATATCGAAGAGCACCACAGTTGTACCAACATCCTCCTTCACACAGCCGCTGTCTGTTGCTGGGGTTGGTATGGGCCTGTCTGTGTCCAGCATGTCATCCAGCACAGTGCCCTCTGAAGACGGTGCAGTTCCTGTTCCATCCTCAAAGCCTCAGTCTGTCATGGCCCCCCCAGTGCAGAGTGCTGCTGTTGGGGGTACAAATACCGTGAACACTCCTCCCATTGCCAACATCTTTTATCCTGTTAGTTCTGCTAGTCGGCTTGAGAAGAGAATGGACACGTCAGTGAGCAATGTTTCAGCACCTGTCACAGTGGGTAATTTCTTGAATGTGACAACTGGTAGTGCTAGCATGCTCTTGAATGCCTTCAGCATGGCTGTGGCAGATGGCAAGCAGGATGGGTCAGGGTTCAAAGTGGGAGGGTTTTCTGTTCAGGAAGTTACTTCCAGTGGTACTGCTTTCACTGAGTTTGGTCAACAGAACACAGAGGTTGTCCAGAGTGACGCTGCTGATATGGAAATTGTTGAAGTGGTAGACAGTGCTAGTCCAGAGAAACCAATGGAAACAGACAAACCTGTCAGTAATCTCACTCCAAGACACTCTTCAAGGAAGACATCAATTGATGAAGAACTAGAGTCTAAAGAAGAGAACACGCCAGGCTCTGTGCTCAGAAGGATACTGACGATGAAGGATGAAGAGGGCAACGCTCCAAATTCTAAAGCCGGTTCACCAACCCCTGGAAATTCACCTACGGAAACACCGACTGAATTGTTTGTGGATGGTAACACCCAAGCAACACTGATTGAGAAATCTGAGAAGTTAAGGTTAAGTTCTGAAGCCCCGCAGGAAGATGATATGCAGCAGACAGACTTCTGGACTTCTGTTCCTTCTTTTGTTAGTGCCTCAGTGGAAGATTATGTTCCAAGCAAAGTGCATCGTGGGGCTGATGATTTGGATGCCTCCAGTAAGCATGTGGATTTGCCATCTGTAGAAAAGCTATTTGATGCTGGGGGTGCCACCTCAAACTCTGCGTTTGTGTTCACCAAGTTTGGGTCAGAGGAGTCAGGGGTCAGGACATTTGGCAGTGCACCCTctgatccccccaccaccaccagtcctTGTGCCACAGAAGAAAG GATGTCTGGGATAATGTCCTCAGTGAAGTCGACGGAACTGTTGAAACTTGGTCATGTGCCCACGGCGTCAATTCGCCCCAACAGTCGGCGGCAGAAAGATCCATCCCTGACGATTCAGTTCCCCAGTAAAGTGGGAGACTATGAGCTACGCATTCTGGCTCAGCCAGAGGAACAACACAGAGCTCGCTACTTGACTGAAGGCAGTCGTGGTGCTGTCAAGGATAAGTCACAACAAGGTTACCCTCATGTCAAG CTGATTGGATACAATGAACCTGCAACCTTACAGGTGTATATTGGCAGTGAAAGTGGCCGTTTGAAGCCTCATGGTTTTTATCAGGCCTGCAAAGTGTGTGGCAAAAACTCTACACCCTGTAATGAGCGTGAAATTGATGGCACAAATGTCATTGAAATTGAAATTTCGCCACTCAATGACATGCAAGTCTA CATGGACTGTGTTGGCATCCTGAAACTTCGAAATGCTGATGTGGAGAAACGCATCGGTACCACAAAGGCCAAagccaagaagaagaacagcacaAAGGCTCGTTTGGTGTTTCGCTGCACCTTACGGAAGCCTGATGGAGGGTTTGTCACCCTGCAGGTGGCTTCTACTCCCATCCTGTGCA